Proteins encoded in a region of the Mucilaginibacter sabulilitoris genome:
- a CDS encoding DUF1456 family protein: MSNNDIMKKLRVAMKFTDDDIIKVLELANFRITKTELGAIFRADDHPNFKPCGDQILRNFLNGLIVYKRGPMPDKRAPKPEGENKRSKPDGK; the protein is encoded by the coding sequence ATGAGTAACAACGATATCATGAAGAAGCTGCGTGTAGCAATGAAATTTACCGACGATGATATTATAAAAGTTTTGGAGCTGGCCAACTTCCGCATTACCAAAACAGAATTAGGCGCCATATTCCGCGCCGACGACCATCCCAACTTTAAGCCTTGCGGCGACCAGATACTGCGTAATTTTTTGAACGGGCTTATTGTTTATAAACGCGGTCCAATGCCCGATAAAAGAGCTCCTAAACCGGAAGGTGAGAATAAACGTTCTAAGCCGGACGGGAAGTAA
- a CDS encoding cytochrome-c peroxidase, with product MFSSQYNRRLYSRLSKSRVMFCLFALIIILSGWSYSSLTVETGAYNLVYPTNFGNRIHIPADNPTTKQGVYLGRLLFYETKLSANNTLSCSSCHQQDKAFTDGRPFSPGVDHVLSTRNSMSLANLLWARKFFWDGRAEGLEQQAPTPLTNPHEMGQSLEVSAQKLRETPAYLPLFKLVYGDENITGDRIVKAIAQFERTLISANSRYDQYLNKTYQPTADELKGMELFNNAPQPEKGIRGANCAHCHGGVKTYMELFHNNGLDSIPPDAGMQMLTGLAADKGRFKVPTLRNITLTAPYMHDGRFKTLEEVVDHYSEHIVESASLSSFLRGESNVPGGKSLKLLPQEKRQIVVFLNMLTDSAFIHNPEFADPRLLTAKNKKP from the coding sequence ATGTTCAGTTCACAATACAACCGGCGGCTATACAGCAGGCTATCCAAAAGCCGGGTTATGTTTTGCTTGTTTGCACTGATCATTATTTTATCGGGTTGGAGCTACTCGTCGCTCACTGTTGAAACCGGCGCTTATAATTTGGTTTATCCGACAAATTTTGGCAACCGAATCCATATCCCCGCAGATAACCCCACCACCAAACAGGGCGTTTACTTGGGGCGGTTGTTGTTTTACGAAACCAAATTATCGGCCAATAACACCCTATCCTGCAGCAGCTGCCACCAGCAGGATAAGGCATTTACCGATGGGCGTCCTTTTAGTCCGGGTGTTGACCATGTTTTAAGCACACGTAATTCCATGTCGCTGGCCAATTTACTTTGGGCGCGTAAGTTTTTCTGGGATGGCCGCGCCGAGGGGCTGGAACAACAGGCCCCCACCCCGCTCACCAATCCGCACGAAATGGGGCAATCGTTAGAGGTATCGGCCCAAAAACTTCGCGAAACTCCTGCCTATTTACCGCTGTTTAAACTGGTATATGGTGATGAAAATATTACCGGCGATCGTATTGTTAAGGCCATTGCCCAGTTTGAACGTACGCTGATATCGGCCAATTCACGTTATGATCAATATTTGAACAAAACCTATCAGCCCACAGCCGATGAACTGAAGGGCATGGAATTATTTAATAACGCGCCGCAACCCGAAAAGGGCATTCGAGGCGCTAATTGCGCGCATTGCCACGGTGGTGTTAAAACCTATATGGAACTATTCCACAACAACGGATTAGATAGCATCCCCCCCGATGCCGGGATGCAAATGCTTACCGGTTTGGCTGCCGACAAGGGTCGGTTTAAGGTACCTACCCTGCGCAATATAACACTGACAGCACCCTACATGCACGATGGTCGCTTTAAAACGCTGGAAGAAGTTGTTGACCATTACAGCGAGCATATTGTGGAATCGGCCTCGTTAAGCTCATTTTTACGCGGCGAATCAAATGTACCGGGAGGCAAAAGCCTGAAACTGTTACCACAGGAAAAAAGGCAGATCGTTGTATTCCTGAATATGCTTACGGATTCGGCATTTATTCATAACCCTGAATTTGCCGATCCGCGTTTACTTACGGCGAAAAATAAAAAACCATAA
- a CDS encoding acyltransferase family protein, with amino-acid sequence MASTTSTTTTGSNAPDDINTAPTRLFSLDALRGFDMFWIMGGEEIFHTLAKATGSPFWGTIANQFTHPDWNGFHLYDLIFPLFLFMAGVSTPFSVGRELEKGKSRGQLTVRVIKRAFILVLLGLVVNNGLNIMPISQIRFASVLGRIGIAYMFANIIYLYSRERMQMVWFWFFIIGYWLLLKFTSAPGFHPGDLTMQGNFASYMDRLLLPGRLYLGIHDPEGLFSTIPAISTGLLGILTGSLLKKKGLQQIRKVTIMTVTGVIFLIIAQIWNLDFPINKNLWTSSFVMHVGGISLLLMALFYYVIDVLGYKKWAFFFKVIGMNSILIYISGKFIKWQYTTNGFFGWLGQLVGDPYNIVVMAVCFIMVKWIFLYYLYQKKTFLRV; translated from the coding sequence ATGGCCTCCACAACAAGTACCACTACTACGGGCAGTAATGCGCCCGATGATATTAATACCGCGCCTACGCGCTTATTTTCGTTAGATGCCCTGCGCGGGTTTGATATGTTTTGGATAATGGGGGGCGAAGAAATTTTTCATACACTGGCAAAAGCTACCGGTTCGCCGTTTTGGGGTACCATAGCCAACCAGTTTACCCATCCCGATTGGAACGGTTTTCACCTGTATGATCTTATATTTCCGCTGTTCCTGTTTATGGCCGGGGTATCAACACCGTTTTCGGTAGGCCGCGAGCTGGAGAAAGGCAAAAGCCGCGGGCAGCTAACCGTCAGGGTTATCAAACGAGCGTTTATATTAGTGCTGCTTGGGTTAGTGGTAAACAACGGCCTCAATATTATGCCAATATCACAAATAAGGTTTGCCAGCGTGCTTGGCCGCATTGGTATCGCTTATATGTTTGCCAATATTATTTACCTGTACAGCAGAGAACGTATGCAAATGGTATGGTTTTGGTTTTTTATAATTGGGTACTGGCTGCTGCTCAAGTTTACATCGGCACCAGGCTTTCATCCCGGCGATCTTACCATGCAGGGCAATTTTGCCTCGTATATGGACCGCCTGTTGTTACCCGGCCGTTTGTATCTGGGTATCCATGATCCCGAAGGCCTGTTCTCTACCATCCCGGCCATCAGCACCGGTTTGCTGGGCATATTAACCGGTTCGTTGTTAAAAAAGAAGGGGCTACAACAAATACGCAAAGTAACCATCATGACGGTTACCGGTGTAATTTTCCTGATCATAGCGCAAATATGGAACCTTGATTTCCCGATCAATAAAAACCTGTGGACAAGCTCATTTGTAATGCATGTAGGTGGTATAAGCCTGTTGCTGATGGCGTTGTTTTATTATGTGATTGATGTACTGGGTTATAAAAAATGGGCGTTCTTTTTCAAGGTGATCGGCATGAACTCCATACTCATTTACATTTCGGGCAAATTCATTAAATGGCAATACACCACCAATGGATTTTTTGGATGGTTAGGTCAGCTTGTAGGCGATCCGTACAATATTGTGGTGATGGCTGTTTGCTTTATTATGGTGAAATGGATCTTCCTGTATTACCTGTACCAGAAAAAGACATTTTTACGCGTGTGA
- a CDS encoding ankyrin repeat domain-containing protein, whose amino-acid sequence MSIEKLEEYITTADLSKLDALLNQTPALATTLTSHQVSPLMLSCYYKKPEVTRVLLNYINEISLFEAAAAGKLEVVTHLIEVSPNSIDDYAGDGFTPLGLACYFGHEAVARYLVARGAEVNRPSNNGFHVYPIHSACADNYTSIARMLIENGAKVNVKQQAGATPLHSAAQNGNIDLLILLLEHGAETKVRMEGGKLPADLAREKGFEEIAEILG is encoded by the coding sequence ATGAGCATAGAAAAGCTGGAGGAATACATTACCACTGCCGATTTAAGTAAGCTTGACGCATTGTTAAACCAAACCCCTGCACTGGCAACTACACTTACCAGTCACCAGGTTTCGCCTTTAATGTTGTCGTGTTATTATAAAAAGCCGGAGGTTACCAGGGTGCTGCTCAATTATATTAACGAGATCAGCCTGTTTGAAGCCGCAGCAGCCGGAAAGCTGGAGGTGGTGACGCATCTTATTGAAGTTAGCCCCAATAGCATAGATGATTATGCCGGCGATGGTTTTACCCCTTTAGGACTGGCCTGTTATTTTGGTCATGAAGCAGTGGCCAGATACCTGGTAGCCCGTGGTGCGGAGGTTAACAGGCCATCTAACAACGGCTTCCATGTTTATCCGATACACTCAGCCTGTGCCGATAATTATACCAGCATTGCCCGTATGCTTATTGAAAACGGAGCCAAAGTAAACGTGAAACAGCAGGCTGGGGCCACCCCACTGCATTCGGCAGCACAAAATGGTAATATTGACCTGTTGATTTTACTATTGGAGCATGGCGCCGAAACCAAGGTGCGTATGGAAGGCGGCAAATTACCCGCCGACCTGGCTCGCGAAAAAGGGTTTGAAGAAATAGCAGAGATTTTGGGTTGA
- a CDS encoding LolA family protein, which translates to MKKIFLYTILAISACSTAFAQKDTQAKAILNQVSQKYKSYDAIKTDFTFTLDNQQAGVKETQSGTLISKAKSGKYKVTLYTSATAKDVDKEIMSDGKSQWTYLKKDKEVQVSEAAKGGDGINNPSQIFTIYEHGYKYLYTGEQKIAGKVYQAIDLTPENAKASIFKVRLLIDKVKKQIYSAQLFDKNGNKYNYTVSSFTPNAQVADNTFAWDAKAHPGVEVVDLR; encoded by the coding sequence ATGAAAAAGATATTCTTATATACCATTTTAGCGATAAGCGCCTGCAGTACGGCTTTCGCGCAAAAAGATACCCAGGCCAAAGCCATACTAAACCAGGTGAGCCAGAAATACAAATCGTACGATGCAATAAAAACAGATTTTACTTTTACCCTTGATAACCAGCAGGCCGGTGTTAAAGAAACCCAAAGCGGTACTTTAATTTCAAAAGCCAAATCGGGCAAATACAAGGTTACCCTTTATACCTCAGCCACCGCTAAGGATGTGGATAAAGAGATCATGAGTGATGGCAAAAGTCAGTGGACTTACCTTAAAAAAGACAAAGAAGTGCAGGTAAGCGAAGCTGCCAAAGGCGGTGATGGCATCAATAACCCCTCACAAATTTTCACTATTTATGAGCATGGTTATAAATACCTGTATACCGGCGAGCAAAAAATTGCAGGCAAGGTGTACCAGGCCATTGACCTCACCCCCGAAAATGCCAAAGCAAGTATTTTTAAAGTTCGCCTGCTGATTGATAAAGTAAAAAAACAGATTTACAGCGCGCAGCTGTTTGATAAGAACGGCAACAAGTACAACTACACCGTAAGCAGCTTTACCCCCAACGCACAGGTTGCCGATAACACATTTGCCTGGGACGCCAAAGCCCACCCCGGTGTTGAAGTTGTTGACTTGCGGTAA
- a CDS encoding molybdopterin-dependent oxidoreductase gives MKKHILATCIAILSFTAIPFITNAQTTEKQATIKVSGEVSAPLTIDAAYLQKFAQTTVTRKDRDGKDHTYSGVIISEILKNAGVTLGPDLKGENLTKYLLVEASDGYQVIFALAELDKGYTDRTIILADKVDGQPLAPADGPYRIIVQDEKKPARCIKQVTGMQVHFVK, from the coding sequence ATGAAGAAACACATCCTGGCAACTTGCATCGCCATATTAAGCTTTACCGCCATCCCTTTTATAACCAATGCGCAAACAACCGAAAAGCAGGCCACCATTAAAGTGAGCGGCGAGGTTTCTGCGCCGCTAACCATAGATGCGGCTTACCTGCAAAAATTCGCCCAAACAACAGTTACACGTAAAGACAGGGATGGTAAAGATCATACCTATTCGGGTGTAATTATATCCGAGATCCTGAAAAATGCAGGAGTCACCCTGGGCCCCGACCTTAAAGGCGAAAACCTGACCAAGTACCTATTGGTTGAAGCCAGCGACGGTTACCAGGTTATTTTTGCTCTGGCCGAACTGGATAAAGGTTATACAGACCGCACCATTATTCTTGCCGACAAGGTAGACGGTCAGCCATTAGCCCCCGCCGACGGCCCTTACCGCATTATCGTACAGGACGAAAAAAAACCTGCCCGTTGCATAAAGCAGGTAACCGGTATGCAGGTGCATTTTGTAAAATAA
- a CDS encoding DEAD/DEAH box helicase translates to MIKQALLNLKINALNPMQEAAISAAKKGDVILLSPTGSGKTLGFLLPLLSVLDTSIPTVQAMIMVPSRELALQIEQVFKTMGTGFKVNCCYGGHPVKIERNNLSQPPAVLIGTPGRIAHHLRRESFSTDTIHTLILDEFDKALEFGFQEDMAFIIKQMPAIKKRMLTSATKMDQIPDFTGMYKPVELDFLTNAAAKPDIKQKAVIAEAADKLAALFALICKIGDQATLVFCNHREAVDRISDLLYDRGLPHDIFHGGMEQDDRERALLKFRNGSHRLLITTDLASRGLDIPEIEHVVHYQLPHNEEAYLHRNGRTARMHAKGTSYLMLSPDEKPPYLREMPEIEELPGNPVLPPLSPWATLYIAAGKKDKVNKIDIVGLLLKKGGLNKEDVGLIEVHDYASYAAVKRNRIERAVQAVKGEKIKSKKVKIDISR, encoded by the coding sequence ATGATAAAGCAAGCACTCCTGAACCTCAAAATAAATGCCCTTAACCCTATGCAGGAGGCCGCTATCAGCGCAGCCAAAAAAGGTGATGTAATACTGCTGTCGCCGACTGGTTCGGGTAAAACGCTGGGCTTTTTATTGCCCTTGTTGAGTGTGCTTGATACCAGTATCCCAACTGTTCAGGCCATGATCATGGTGCCATCACGGGAACTGGCTTTGCAAATAGAACAGGTGTTTAAAACAATGGGCACCGGCTTTAAGGTGAACTGCTGTTATGGCGGCCACCCGGTTAAAATTGAACGTAACAACCTGTCGCAGCCACCTGCAGTACTGATAGGAACGCCCGGCCGCATTGCACACCATTTGCGTCGTGAGAGCTTCAGCACCGATACCATTCACACACTGATACTGGATGAATTTGATAAAGCCCTTGAATTTGGCTTTCAAGAGGATATGGCCTTCATTATAAAGCAAATGCCGGCCATTAAAAAGCGCATGCTTACATCGGCTACCAAAATGGATCAGATACCTGATTTTACCGGTATGTATAAGCCTGTTGAATTGGATTTCCTGACCAATGCCGCCGCTAAGCCGGATATAAAACAAAAAGCGGTAATAGCAGAAGCTGCCGATAAGCTGGCTGCCCTGTTTGCGCTCATCTGTAAAATAGGCGATCAGGCCACGCTTGTTTTCTGTAATCACCGCGAAGCGGTTGACCGTATCAGCGATTTGTTATATGACCGTGGCTTACCCCATGATATATTCCACGGCGGCATGGAGCAGGACGACCGCGAGCGGGCCCTGCTAAAATTCAGAAACGGCAGCCACCGTTTACTCATCACTACCGACCTTGCATCGCGCGGATTGGATATACCCGAGATAGAACATGTGGTGCATTACCAATTGCCGCATAACGAAGAAGCCTATCTGCACCGTAATGGTCGTACCGCCAGGATGCACGCCAAAGGCACTTCTTATCTCATGCTATCTCCCGATGAAAAACCTCCTTATTTAAGGGAGATGCCGGAGATTGAAGAATTACCCGGAAATCCTGTGCTTCCGCCGTTGTCGCCCTGGGCCACATTGTATATTGCCGCCGGTAAAAAGGATAAGGTGAACAAAATAGACATTGTTGGCCTGCTACTTAAAAAAGGCGGTTTGAATAAGGAAGATGTGGGCCTGATAGAGGTGCACGACTATGCCTCATACGCAGCGGTAAAACGTAACCGGATTGAACGCGCTGTGCAGGCTGTCAAAGGCGAAAAGATCAAAAGCAAAAAAGTTAAAATAGATATTTCAAGATAA
- a CDS encoding pseudouridine synthase: MLEIIYCDEYLIAINKPHGLLVHRSPIAADASEFALQLLRDQIGQKVNPAHRIDRKTGGILLFALDKQAEIAMQQQFMENQVHKKYLAVVRGHTPDSEDIDYPLRKENGTLQDAFTRYSTLKRAELDVPLGKHATSRYSLVEAMPATGRMHQLRKHFSHIFHPIIGDRTHGCNKQNKLFKETWGMETMLLHASHLSFNHPVTGNQVEIDAQLQPEFKRVIDIMSW; this comes from the coding sequence ATGTTAGAGATCATATACTGCGATGAGTATCTTATCGCCATTAATAAACCACATGGCTTGCTGGTGCACCGGTCGCCCATTGCTGCCGATGCGTCTGAGTTTGCCCTGCAGTTACTGCGCGATCAGATAGGGCAGAAAGTGAACCCTGCGCACCGTATCGACCGTAAAACCGGCGGTATATTATTGTTCGCGCTGGATAAACAGGCCGAAATAGCCATGCAGCAGCAGTTTATGGAAAACCAGGTGCATAAAAAATATCTGGCCGTAGTGCGCGGCCATACTCCTGATAGCGAGGATATTGATTACCCGTTGCGAAAAGAGAATGGTACCCTGCAGGATGCTTTTACCCGGTACTCCACTTTAAAACGTGCCGAACTGGATGTGCCGCTTGGTAAACATGCTACCTCAAGGTATTCGCTGGTAGAGGCTATGCCTGCCACCGGCCGCATGCACCAGCTGCGTAAGCATTTCAGCCATATTTTTCATCCCATTATTGGCGACCGTACCCATGGCTGCAACAAGCAGAATAAGCTGTTTAAGGAAACCTGGGGTATGGAAACCATGTTACTGCACGCCTCGCACCTTTCATTTAACCATCCTGTTACGGGTAACCAGGTTGAAATTGATGCTCAGTTGCAGCCCGAATTTAAACGCGTAATAGATATTATGAGCTGGTAA
- a CDS encoding FtsK/SpoIIIE family DNA translocase has protein sequence MPVKGNQFKSNSFKDENQPRQTGKADKERYTKRKLPKMPQLDMENGRVVKIAGLLSLLLSIFFLIAFTSYLFTWQEDQSYIATTNGGWHNLSTGKTIQEIADNGSPQIAQNWLGKFGALLSNQFIYEWFGVASFLFVFLFFVIGYRLLFKVRLFSIPKTLGYTIFSIVFISTTIAYFHAFIIDYPHYLEGGFGFWTNRLLDAQIGPAGTGGFLIFAALTVLVIAYNIDFKLPQRRNRAAAQMAVDEVVPEPVELTDEEPSIPVEWPRGNNRIKETHVNAIRPEPMQQHPLVQTPVYHEPVVLTPTSSHEPEEETEIPLTIDVNRPLPELSVEKSDDDKAQSLVNQFGIYDHKLDLASYKLPHLDLLENHGSNKISVNAEELEANKNKIVETLNHYNIEIDKIKATIGPTVTLYEIIPAPGVRISKIKNLEDDIALSLAALGIRIIAPMPGKGTIGIEVPNQNPEMVSMRSILSTEKFQNTTMDLPIALGKTISNEVFIADLAKMPHLLVAGATGQGKSVGINAILVSLLYKKHPAELKFVLVDPKKVELTLFRKIERHFLAKLPDEADAIITDTKKVVNTLNSLCIEMDQRYDLLKDAQVRNLKEYNHKFVNRKISDPEKHRYLPFIVLVVDEFADLMMTAGKEVEMPIARIAQLARAVGIHLVIATQRPSVNIITGTIKANFPSRLAFRVLSKIDSRTILDAGGADQLIGRGDMLFSTGSDLIRLQCAFVDTPEVEAISDFIGNQKGYPTALLLPEYLGEGETSSAKEYDPDDRDPMFEEAARLIVLHQQGSTSLIQRKMKLGYNRAGRIIDQLEAAGIVGAFEGSKARDVLYPDEYSLERYLETLQKPKD, from the coding sequence ATGCCGGTAAAAGGAAATCAGTTTAAATCAAATAGTTTTAAGGACGAAAATCAGCCCCGGCAAACCGGTAAGGCCGATAAGGAACGTTATACAAAGCGGAAACTCCCAAAGATGCCTCAGCTGGATATGGAGAATGGCAGGGTGGTGAAAATAGCGGGTCTGCTTTCGCTCTTACTGTCCATCTTTTTTCTCATTGCCTTTACCTCCTACCTGTTTACCTGGCAGGAAGATCAGAGTTATATAGCAACAACCAACGGTGGCTGGCACAACCTGTCAACAGGTAAAACCATCCAGGAAATAGCCGATAATGGCAGCCCGCAAATAGCGCAAAACTGGCTTGGCAAATTTGGCGCCCTGCTCAGTAACCAGTTTATTTATGAATGGTTCGGGGTGGCATCTTTCCTGTTTGTTTTTTTATTTTTTGTGATAGGTTACCGTTTGCTATTTAAAGTACGCTTGTTCTCCATACCCAAAACACTGGGCTACACTATTTTCAGCATCGTATTTATATCTACAACGATAGCCTACTTCCACGCTTTCATCATCGACTATCCGCATTACCTGGAAGGTGGCTTTGGCTTTTGGACAAATCGCTTGCTCGATGCACAAATAGGTCCGGCGGGCACGGGCGGCTTTTTGATATTTGCGGCGTTAACAGTATTGGTAATTGCTTATAATATTGATTTTAAACTTCCGCAGCGCAGAAACAGGGCAGCAGCGCAAATGGCCGTTGATGAAGTAGTGCCCGAGCCCGTGGAGCTTACTGATGAGGAACCATCTATTCCGGTTGAATGGCCGCGCGGAAATAACCGTATCAAAGAAACTCATGTAAATGCCATAAGGCCCGAACCGATGCAGCAACACCCGTTGGTTCAAACCCCGGTTTACCATGAGCCTGTTGTGCTTACCCCAACTTCATCGCACGAGCCCGAGGAAGAAACAGAGATACCGCTTACCATCGACGTAAACCGGCCATTGCCTGAGCTAAGTGTTGAAAAGAGCGACGATGATAAAGCGCAAAGCCTGGTAAACCAGTTTGGTATTTATGATCATAAGCTCGACCTTGCATCATACAAATTGCCGCATCTTGATTTGCTGGAAAACCACGGATCAAACAAAATATCGGTTAATGCCGAAGAGCTGGAAGCCAACAAGAATAAGATTGTTGAAACGCTTAACCATTACAATATCGAGATTGATAAGATCAAAGCTACCATCGGGCCAACAGTAACCTTGTATGAAATTATCCCAGCCCCGGGTGTGCGTATCTCCAAAATCAAGAACCTGGAAGATGATATAGCGCTAAGTCTGGCGGCTTTGGGTATCCGTATTATTGCCCCAATGCCGGGCAAGGGTACTATAGGTATTGAAGTACCTAATCAAAACCCCGAAATGGTTTCCATGCGTTCTATCTTGTCTACGGAAAAGTTCCAGAACACTACGATGGACCTGCCTATTGCGCTGGGTAAAACCATATCAAACGAAGTGTTCATTGCCGATTTGGCCAAGATGCCCCACTTACTGGTTGCCGGTGCTACAGGTCAGGGTAAATCGGTTGGTATTAATGCCATATTAGTTTCTCTGCTGTATAAAAAGCACCCGGCAGAGCTTAAGTTTGTGCTGGTGGATCCAAAGAAAGTGGAGCTTACGCTTTTCCGTAAAATAGAGCGGCACTTTTTGGCAAAACTACCTGATGAGGCCGATGCCATTATTACCGATACCAAAAAGGTGGTAAACACCCTCAATTCGCTTTGTATTGAGATGGATCAGCGGTATGACCTGCTGAAAGACGCACAGGTACGTAACCTGAAAGAGTACAACCACAAGTTTGTAAACCGCAAAATAAGCGATCCCGAAAAACACCGTTACCTGCCATTCATAGTACTGGTAGTCGACGAGTTTGCCGATCTGATGATGACCGCGGGTAAAGAGGTGGAAATGCCTATAGCCCGTATTGCTCAGCTGGCCCGTGCGGTGGGTATCCATTTGGTTATCGCAACACAAAGACCTTCTGTTAACATCATAACAGGCACTATTAAGGCCAACTTCCCGTCAAGGCTTGCTTTCAGGGTACTGTCAAAAATAGATTCCCGTACCATTCTGGATGCGGGAGGTGCCGATCAGCTGATTGGTCGCGGGGATATGCTGTTCAGTACCGGAAGCGATCTGATAAGATTGCAATGTGCCTTTGTGGATACACCGGAAGTTGAAGCCATATCCGACTTTATTGGCAATCAGAAAGGCTATCCTACAGCGTTGCTGCTGCCCGAATACCTCGGTGAGGGTGAAACCAGCAGCGCCAAAGAATATGATCCAGATGACCGCGACCCAATGTTTGAAGAAGCGGCCCGTCTTATCGTGTTACACCAGCAGGGTTCTACCTCGCTTATTCAGCGTAAAATGAAATTGGGTTACAACCGCGCCGGTCGTATTATCGACCAGTTGGAAGCTGCCGGTATTGTGGGCGCGTTTGAAGGCAGCAAGGCCCGCGACGTACTGTACCCGGATGAATACAGCCTGGAAAGGTACCTGGAAACACTTCAAAAACCCAAAGATTAA
- a CDS encoding pectate lyase family protein: MNKYLASAAVLAISLTGVNAARAQYPRIPPAVQAKSDSALDAAKKRSDVAWQKALPIIEQDEKNGKPYVPWANKPSDLPQAKLPAFPGAEGGGMYTAGGRGGKVFVVTSLADHGPGTLREACEQGGARIIVFNVSGIIKLTEPISIRAPYITIEGQSAPGDGICVAGESVWIDTHDVVIRFVRFRRGATDVARRDDALGGNPVGNIIIDHVSASWGLDENMSIYRHVYDRKGAKQEKMATVNITIQNSIFSEALDTYNHAFGSTIGGHNSTFMRNLWANNIARNPSVGMNEDFGFFNNVVFNWWNRSADGGDNTSFFNFINNYYKPGPITPMDEPISHRFLKPEAGRDPAHKGYYGKVYVSGNIMEGNEKVTKNNWDGGVQIGDMPDAGRYTDSIRSDKPFPIKNKVTIIPTKEAYSYVLTNVGCSLPKRDPVDNRIVEDVRTGKIKYTEGGKLHLGAQYVKERLPDSYKQGIISDISQVGGYPEYKGTPYKDSDNDGIPDEYETKHGLNAHDAADSPKIAANNGGYSNIEVYLNSLVSLKTVVPTAK; encoded by the coding sequence ATGAATAAGTATTTAGCAAGCGCGGCAGTATTAGCCATATCGCTTACCGGGGTTAACGCAGCCAGGGCACAGTACCCGCGCATACCGCCTGCGGTACAGGCCAAATCAGACTCGGCCCTTGACGCAGCCAAAAAGCGCTCGGACGTGGCCTGGCAAAAAGCCCTGCCCATTATTGAGCAGGACGAAAAAAACGGCAAACCTTACGTACCATGGGCAAATAAGCCTTCAGACCTGCCTCAAGCCAAGCTCCCTGCATTTCCAGGCGCGGAGGGCGGCGGCATGTATACCGCCGGCGGTCGCGGAGGTAAAGTATTTGTAGTAACCAGCCTGGCCGATCACGGTCCGGGTACATTGCGTGAGGCTTGTGAACAGGGCGGCGCGCGTATCATTGTGTTCAATGTATCGGGTATCATTAAACTTACTGAACCAATCAGCATCCGTGCCCCTTATATTACCATTGAAGGGCAATCAGCTCCCGGCGATGGCATATGCGTGGCCGGCGAATCTGTTTGGATTGATACCCATGACGTGGTGATCCGCTTTGTCCGTTTCCGCCGCGGCGCTACCGACGTGGCCCGTCGTGACGATGCCCTGGGCGGCAACCCGGTTGGTAATATTATTATTGACCACGTTTCAGCAAGCTGGGGACTGGACGAGAACATGTCTATCTATCGCCACGTATATGACCGCAAAGGCGCAAAGCAAGAAAAAATGGCTACAGTAAATATTACCATTCAGAATTCTATATTCTCCGAAGCGCTTGACACTTATAACCATGCCTTTGGCAGTACTATCGGCGGGCATAACAGCACCTTTATGCGCAACCTTTGGGCCAATAATATTGCCCGTAACCCATCGGTGGGCATGAACGAGGACTTCGGTTTCTTTAACAACGTAGTATTTAACTGGTGGAACCGCAGCGCAGATGGCGGCGATAATACATCGTTCTTTAACTTTATAAATAACTATTACAAACCAGGGCCTATTACCCCGATGGATGAACCCATCAGTCACCGTTTCCTGAAACCTGAGGCTGGTCGTGACCCGGCCCATAAAGGTTATTATGGAAAAGTATATGTGAGCGGTAATATTATGGAGGGCAACGAAAAGGTTACCAAGAATAATTGGGACGGCGGTGTACAAATTGGCGATATGCCCGATGCCGGTCGCTATACTGATAGTATCCGTTCAGACAAACCTTTCCCCATCAAAAACAAGGTAACTATTATACCAACAAAAGAAGCATACAGTTATGTGTTAACCAATGTAGGTTGCTCATTACCAAAACGCGACCCTGTTGATAACCGCATAGTGGAAGATGTACGTACCGGTAAAATTAAATATACCGAAGGCGGTAAACTTCATTTAGGCGCACAATATGTAAAAGAACGCCTTCCTGATTCATACAAGCAGGGCATCATCAGCGATATCAGCCAGGTAGGCGGTTATCCTGAATACAAGGGTACTCCTTATAAAGACAGCGATAACGATGGTATCCCGGATGAGTATGAAACTAAACATGGCCTCAATGCGCATGATGCTGCCGACTCGCCTAAAATTGCAGCCAATAATGGTGGTTACAGCAATATTGAGGTTTACCTGAACAGCCTTGTTTCTTTAAAAACAGTAGTACCAACAGCAAAATAG